CTGTGGTTATTATTGCTCTTAATTAAAGCAACAGCAGAAACTCATAGCAGCAGTGGGGGCTCAGATCTGTTTCTTGTATTCCTGAGGGTCTGTTTCTCAGGCTGTTGTTATTGTACAAAACTATAGATATATGATACAAATAGaaatcttatttatttttaataatagaTTAGTTAGGTGGTTGATGTATTTCAGCTTTGAAAACGTGTCAGAGCTTTTGTATAATCCCAGAAGGAGTTGTGTATGGAACTTCCCTCGCTAGGCTGCTTGGTTTTTACATCTATACAGGTCAGTGTTTCACTGGGatgctgtggcagagcagaTAATGTAACTAGGTGGGGCATGaagcatgttttttttttttttggttcctGGCATTACACAAACTAGCAGGGGACTCTAGAAAGTTACTTGCCTTCAGGGTGCcttaatatattaattttcatAGAGGGCTAGTCTTATTTTTTTACTATAACTACATTAATAGTGCTATTATTGGCATAAAAAAGTGCTATTATTACTATTAGAGTTAAAAAGAAGTtgacattattattattattattctttaataatgaaaacaagGGAGGTAGGGCTGGATAATTTCTAGTTTAAATATGACTTTCCTAATTTTTTAAGCATAGCTCAGACCACGCCCCCCCCAATGTTGCAGGTCAAGACAGAGCTGTGTGGGAACCTTGCACAAAATCTGCCTGTATAACCAGCTCTCCTCAGTCCTTTTTAATCCCTCCTTTTCTTGAGAGCCAAGCCCATGCAGTTAATGTGAGCTTCAGTCTTATCTGAAGTAAGTATTGTAGTGTTTTTCTGGAAGAATTGCTCTAACAATTTAAAAGGCTGTTGCTATTGCTTGAACTTCTAAATAGGCATATCACTACTGTTTGTGCAAATGTTATGAACTAAAGAATATCAGACCAAAggggtaaaagggaaaagatCCTAAATCCACCCCTTTTTGTAATCACTAAAGGTCTGGTGTACTCTAGTAATTGGAACCAGATTATTTCACAGTTTAGAAATAACCCCAGATCTTCCTGGGGTTTAAAGCCTCTTTTCTACAATATGTGTGTATCctctcttaaagaaaaaaagcaaaaatggaaATTCAGATGCTCACTGGTTTATGAGGAGTGCAAGGCCTTTAGCAgtcttttggttttgtctttatGATCTGCATGCTctaattttttgccttttatttacCACACTTTATTCCTGTGTGACAGTGGAGCAGTAGTAATTGGAAGTTGTGCTACTCACCATTCAGCTGTGGGCCATTGCTCTCTGCAAAGCAAAATTAGTTCCACTTCTGTTTCTAGTCCATAGACCATAGAACAGATGTTCCATAAAGACTGTTGCAAATGGAACTCATTTGCAAAAGCCTATAGACTTGCACATTAAATTGGCATCTTCACCTGTGATACAGTTCCTCTGTGTCCGGTAAAAGCATGCTGACATGGCAGTTTTGGGATGACTCAGGTTTTATGACTGGGGTACAGTCCTCTCAGGGCACAAGGAAACATTTGCCAGGGAAAGTAATTATTTCAGAGACActcagggaaaaataaatctctctACTACAAAGATTCCCATCTACAGGAAAGGGAAGATTAGAAGCTATCATAATTAGTCTAATTTTTGATAGTTTGTCATGGGTTGTTTTCAGTTTCAGAAGTTGTAGAAATATAATAACTTGCAATGAATTGAAGTGTCTAAAAATAGCTTCATAACCAATCTGGCCTAATGTCTCTATCTTAGTTGTTATAGGGATATTTAATGAGGTGTAAGTGGATTTTGTGCAAATACAGCTCttactggaaaaataaaagattattATTTTGGGGTGCTGTTTAAAACGACACTAATGCATTCCTTCCAGGAATGATGGAACAGAATTTGGTGGCTCCATTTACCAGAAGGTGAATGATCAACTGGAAACTGCTGTGAATCTGGCTTGGACAGCTGGAAATAGCAACACTCGCTTTGGAATAGCGGCCAAGTATCAGATTGACTCAGATGCCTCTTTTTCTGTGAGTCCTGTGCATGTACATTTGTATGCATTTGAAAATCAGTGCTTATaatagaaaaggaaagcagcCTTTCAATCAGCAGAGTCTTGATGCAGTTCTGTGCTGTGTAGTTGGATCTGCTTGTTTTGGTTCTGGCAGCCTGAAAGCACAGCTCTTGGATTTTCCTTAAGAGACACAGAATGTTTTATTATCACTGGGCACTATTTTGAGACTGTTTTTGTGtcagtctggaaaaaaataaaaattatgttaatAAACTCATTCTTTTCTACAGTAACTGTAGATTCTTTGAGATTTGGGATTTAAGTTGTAGAAAAATTAACTCTAGATTTATCTGGGATTTAAAACTGGAAATCCCTAACTGCTTAAAAGCTGTTGCATAAGTCTCAGGCATGGAGAACTTTAAAGAAAGATACTAAATTATTTACTATTTATTACTAAATAATGCTTTATTGTTTCCCTTTAAGGCTAAAGTGAACAACTCCAGTCTGATTGGGTTAGGATACACTCAGACTTTAAAGCCAGGTAAGTCTAGGCAGATAAAAGTCAATAAAGTGATACTTTAATCTTGAAATATCAGAAGTTTTTTGGTGATAAAGTATGATGGGTTTTGTAAAATTGCTCTTCATGCTTGGCAAGCCAGTGATGAACTTTTCTAGGGACTGTTCTGTTAATTTTGGATATCTGTTGGAAGCAGAATTATTAGAGATCATTGTTCACTGACCAGTCAAATAGTCTTTCATGTtgatatataaaatatgtgtGTAATTTTTTGTGTCACAGGTCAGTAactaaatttttaatatttcagaggCTTCCTATTACAGAGTTTATTCTTCTTAAAAATGTGACTTTCTCAAGGTCCCCTGGCCGAGGAAGAGGGCAATCTTTCTGCTGCAAAATTGGTTTTAATGTAGTGTAATAAATCTGCTGCCAGAATACTGAGCAGATTGACATGAGATATTACAGCAGATGCGGCTTGGGCTTTTTCATACCCAGATTTTAAAGTGGTTTAGAAAAGTGAGTATGTATCAAGGTCCCAGGTTTTGTAATTCTGGACTCTAAAATTAGATTAATCAGTAGACCAGCAGCAGTGAGTTGGCTCAGAGCTTTAATTACTCAAAGTGATAAAAAGCAGAATCTATCATCATGGTTTATTATAAATTTCATAATTCAGAAAGATTTCTTATctgtaaattgttttaaaatgccCAGTCCTTCCAAGGCCAACTGCCAAATACCATTAACATGGCTACACAATAAATTAAAGCAGTAACAGACATGGCACTTTCTGAACGTAAAGCTCATTCGAAGTTTTAAGTTgacttttctctcccttttctcttttgcagGTATCAAACTGACGTTGTCAGCTTTGTTGGATGGCAAGAATATCAATGCAGGGGGTCACAAACTTGGTCTAGGATTGGAATTTGAAGCATAAAGAGTGATTTCATAATTGCTAATCTGAAAATACAGCATAGCTACCTTCAGAAAATAGTGTAATTTTCAATGTTTTGTCTGGGGTGCAGGTGTTGCTACGTATCTGTCCTGCTAGTCCTGGTTAAAGACAGCTaagctttaaaaatgttgttGAAGAAGTGGAGACaaaatcataaataaaaaatcctagctttttttttctttatgtaatTGCTCATCACATCTGTCAGCTGCCACGTGATAAGAAGAAGGAAGGTGTTGATTACCTCTACTAATATATTGATGGCACAAGGAATGTGATAATGTGTTATAAAACCTGGGAATTGCAGACCACTGTATTGTACTGTTCATTGTGTAAGCAAAATGTTCTGACACCTAAGGTTTCAGTCAATGAGGGAATGTGCAAAATTGTCtgaaaaagggattttaaagtttatttttttagataTGTGTTTCATCCATGGTTTGTCTTACTTGGTTATCCCACACCTACTGCTGTCTCCAGAATGCTTTAGGTTGTCTGCCTTGTCCAAGTCCTTGTGGAGGAGGTTTGATGTGACTCAGGCAATACTGCCTGTCCTGTGTTGTGGTTCCTTCCCCTTGCACTGATGAAAAAGCTTGTAAAATGGACGTAATCAGGGAAGAGTCTTTGCAACTGCAATCACATAGTTGCATCACTAATTCTAAAATGGAGTTTTCTTTTATTACCACTTTTTTTTAGCAACTAAATGGGTACATTTTTAGAGAGTCTTCCATTTTGTGTGGAACTAGACCCCAAAATGCTGTACTTGACACTACTAAAAATggataaaaaacccaaacccgacttgaataaaatattgaaaCGTCATCTTTTACTCTGTATTAATTGTGAAAACAATTTCATCTACATTTGTGGCTCCAGTAGAGGAGTGGCAACATCTTGGTGCATGTTTTGTACTACACAAACCAAAAATACTTAGTAGAATTAAATTCCAGATGTGCCACTGTTCTTGGTGCTGCCTAAGCTCTGACAACTGCACATTACACGTGTTTATCTCATGGGTAAAACAAGATAACATGACTTATTTGTCCTTTATTACAGCATTCAGTAAGTGAATTGCCTCTGTATAAACAAGGATGTGTGGGCAATGAACAGCCTGGATCAACTTCAGCGGCTGTTCATtagaatttgtatttttcacGAGGAGGCCACGGCCGTGGGTGGCTGCAGATGGCAAGAGCTGCGGTGCAGGATGTGCCCGATGAGGCAATGCCATTGCCACAGCGACACACTGCAGAGCCACCAcctcagggacagccaggctgggcaaggCTAGCTTCCTCCTCACCGGGACACTGCAGAGCCAccaccccagggacagcccacaGGCTGGGCAAGGCTGGCTTCTCCCTCACCGAGAACCATTCCTGAGTATTTCGTCTCAGACATGTAACCCAGCGCTCCTGGGAGAAGTGGAGCCATTCCAGACATCACCGACGCAAAAGAACCGAGTGCAGTCAGCTCCCAGGAGCATGGCAGACACAAGCAGTGAGAGAAGAACTGGCCTCAAGCTGAGATTGGAGTATTCAGATCAGATATTCAGGAAAACCTTGTCACTGTCGGCGTGGCCGGGCATTGGAgcggctgcccagggaggcggTGGAGTCACCGACGCTGGAGGGGTTTCAGAAGCGCCGGGATGTGGCGCTGAGTGATGTGGTTTAGGGGTTACGGTGGAGGTGCCGGTGGAGGGTTGGTCTGGACGGTCTAAAAggtttcccagcccagctggttCCATGACCGTGTGATCCCAGCGCTCCGTGACCGCGCGGTTCCATCCCAACCATTCCACCGTTCCCCGCTTCTGTGATGCGCCCGCGCCGCCCTCAGCCCCGGCGCGCGCCCCGCGCCTTCCCGCCCGTGCGCGTGCTCGGCCGCCTCAGGAGGGGCGGTGCCATCGCCACGTACGCGGAAGGggccaagatggcggcggccaGTAGCGAGCGGTGGGGCCCGGTGGGCCGCGCCCTttgcttgctgctgctctgcggCTGGGCCCTGGCGGCCCGGGGGCAGGAATCCCCCGGTGagcgccccggggccgggcggggggggCTGGCTGCGGGCTGCGGGCGTAGCGCGGTCGCCCCGCCGGTCTCTCTCACCGGTCTCTTGGGTTGGGCCTGGAGCACTGTGCGGCCTCGGCCGGCGCGGGTCGTGCCTTGAGGTGACCGGGCTTGGATCCCGGGCCTGGCCGCGGCCTCTGGTCTGttcgggctgggctgggggcagcgagcGCTGAGTTGTGCGCTGGGGAAGGGCAGCgcccgggcggggggcgggagGCCGCCTGCCAGGTGTGCAGAGCTTTTGTTGCTGTGAAGAGCAGTTTGCCTGGTCACTTCATTCATCGGACTTGGGATTCTTTTTCTAAGTAGTCTGGCTGCATGCCTGGTTTTAGTCTCCCCTCCCCTAGAAATTAAGCTTATGTTATTCTGCAAGTTGACTCCTAGTTaagtcttttctttctcccccttAAAACTACAGAGGGCTGTAACCAAAGGCCAATAGGAAATGCGTATTTCAGGGGCAGTgagtttctctttgttttggaTGGAGAACTGGATGGGCAGTGAAGAGGAAGGAattagggaaggaaaaaaccagaacTGTTTGATCCATCAGTTCCTTGCGTGCTTGTCAGTCGTATCTCCACACCGGCTGTATTTGTGTTGCCCCTCACCTGCATTAATGGGTAGGCAGTAAGAATTTGGGACACAAGCCTTTGGGAAATGGAGAGTTTTTAACTTCAGGAGTCATGAAGCAActtgctttcttgctttctaAAAGCAGTTTTCCTGAAAGTGAGTTTTGACCGTGACGTGTTTTTTATGTGCAGTGTTTGTGTTGCTAATTCTGTCACCATGATTGAACATTAGTATCTTTATGAAGCTGAGGCATCTCTGGATCTAAAATCATCTGACAGTGTTGTGTAATTGTAAACAGTGCAACCACCGTTTATAATGCCAAATGGTTTTGGGTTAATGTCATAAATCAGTTGTGGTTTAGCTGCTAAACTTTGAGCtgctattaaaacaaaaacccaggCATATTATAGGAATAATAGGAAATTGCTCTTTCTCAGTCTGAAGGTTCAGCAGTAGCCACTGGGAGTCCCTTGCATTTAAGCATATATCCTTCTAAAACTTCAGTGTTAAAATGAATTCAAGATTAACTTGAAGTGTAAGGCCAGATGCAGTATAGTTTTATAGGCAAAATATGCTTGTTTGTATTTCAAACAATTTAGGTATTACTTTCTAATAGTTTTTGTCTGTTTGGGGAGGGTAGCAGTAAGGTTGACCTCACAATATGCTAGCTACCTATGAATATGAAATTGTCTTGCAGCTGCCTTTCCTCATATTTATCTCTGCATTTGCAACTAGCTGGCTTAAACCTGGGGAGGGATCAGAATTCCCTAAACTTGTCCTGGATAAGAACTGAACAAGTTAATGTTGATATGATAATTCAGATGAGTAGTTTGATATGATAATTCAGATGAGTAGTTTCAGATAATTCAGCAACAAAAAGTGTGTTAGATGTGAAATGGTTGACTTTGAATTTCAGCAGAGAGGGACTGTGATGTCTGCTTCATGTGGGATGAGTTGAGTCTTCTGTGTTTTGCAGTTGGTTAAAGAGTAATTCATACTGCAGAAGTGTGCCATGTAAACAAGAGCTCTGTTGTAACTGAACCTCAGCAAATACACAAGTTCCATGAATAACCTGATTCAGTGTCCCCTCTGTAATATTTTACTTACAAGTAACCTGACATGAGCAGTTCATTGAATGCTTCATTTCTAGAGTCTGTAACTTTCTTATGAGCCTTGAAAatgtttaatgaaaatattgttgcttttgtaaaatgaaaaattagtttGGCCTGCCAAAATACAAGGCAAGTATGGTTTcccattttaaatgaaattggaGGCTGAAAGTCTAAAATTTGTTCTACATTTTTTAAGGTGCCTCTGGATTTGAATCTGGTAGTGATGTGCTGCAAGCATGAATAGTTTGCTCATTTTTAGGCTTAAAAAAATTGGCTATTAAACTCTCTctgcatctcttttttttttactgtcctTTGGATAAAGAAAAGGGACAGTGGGCTCTGTATCTGGATTTAATGCTCACCTTGTTTTTTATGTAGTTCTGCTAAGCCCTCCCAGCATTAAAGAGATTGTGAATTTGCCTGAGGGTGCATTGTTACTGTGCTATTTCTGACTTCATTACAATAATTGCTGCCAACAAAAGGCTTTCCTCCAGGAGCATGGacagtgtttgtttttaaccCGTGGTTCAGTAGTTTGATTTGAGGTAATATAAGGTTGGAAATCTGTTTCAGTGTCTACAAGTTCAATAAAAATCAGTGCCTGGGAAGAGGTGCTGCTGTCTTGTGTCCTGACTGAGGGGACTTCACAGCGTCTTCTCATCCTTTGTTTGTAAAACATGCAGTGGTGAAAGATGAAAAACATAACTGCAGGAAAAGCTTTCCTGAGAACACCCTCCTTGTAGACCTCAGCTTATTCTGTGGGAGGAAGAATTTGATGATGGAGAAAATGCTAATCATGTATGATTCTACAAGATGTCATGGATCCACAGAGGGAAAGATGACATCTCTTTGAAGTTCTTATGTCTGGAAAACAGGTGTGCTAAGTTTTTCAAGGACACTTTGCCACTCTAATCTGGAAGGCCTGTGCTTCCAAACGATAGTTCCTGTCCCACTCAGACTTTTCTTTGGAAGTTGCCAAAGTGCAGGAGTATGTATTTCTGCATATGATGCTAAAAAGTTTGCAGTGTGCCATGTGCTGTGTTCTTCATATGATTTCTTGTCTGTGAAGGAAATTTGTGGCAGTTTTCTGTCAGAGAAGTCAGTGCCTTGTGAATAGTGCTGAttgtttctcctccttttctcagGTTCTGTGAAAGAGGATATGCTtacaagaaatatttcttctgcaAGTGAGAATGAAACACTGAGTAGATCCCAAAATTTGACAGACAGCTTGCAGAGTTTAACCTCAGCAAGAAAGGAGGCCAAAATCAATTCGGTGACTGCCGGAAAGCCACCTACAGCAAACGGTGTCTCTTTGTCACCTGTTGTCCCTGCTAGTCCAGTATCACAGGTGGATGTTGATGCTTCTGAAGATACTAAAATTGAGGAAGAAGATCTTCTAACAGATTTGAAAGACACACTAAATAGTTCCCCACCCATCATCAAAGAAACCATGGAGTCAGATGGAGATGACTATGCTTATGAAATGACACCAAATTCCAGATACAATCCAGACCTTCTAGATATTTCAGAAGATGACAACTCTGACACCATCAGTAATTACAATGAGGAGATCAAGACCCTTGATGAGAAGATAAAAGCTGTTTCTGTCTCAGGGTTGGATGAAGAGGAAGACAgccatttcttttttcatctggTTGTAGTTGCCTTCTTAGTAGCCGTTGTTTATGTCACCTATCACAATAAGAGGAAGGTAGGTGTGCTctgaaaggctgagagaaagaGCTGGAGTGTTTAATATAAAGTTGCATTCCTTTGTACATGTTTTTAAGAAGAGGAACTTAACTTTTTGAAGAATGAAATCTTTGACCACTTAATCTTGTGGTGATACTAATG
This genomic interval from Haemorhous mexicanus isolate bHaeMex1 chromosome 15, bHaeMex1.pri, whole genome shotgun sequence contains the following:
- the C15H5orf15 gene encoding keratinocyte-associated transmembrane protein 2; this encodes MRPRRPQPRRAPRAFPPVRVLGRLRRGGAIATYAEGAKMAAASSERWGPVGRALCLLLLCGWALAARGQESPGSVKEDMLTRNISSASENETLSRSQNLTDSLQSLTSARKEAKINSVTAGKPPTANGVSLSPVVPASPVSQVDVDASEDTKIEEEDLLTDLKDTLNSSPPIIKETMESDGDDYAYEMTPNSRYNPDLLDISEDDNSDTISNYNEEIKTLDEKIKAVSVSGLDEEEDSHFFFHLVVVAFLVAVVYVTYHNKRKIFLLVQSRRWRDGLCSRTVEYHRLDQNVNEAMPSLKITNDYVF